The following proteins are co-located in the Cryptococcus neoformans var. neoformans B-3501A chromosome 12, whole genome shotgun sequence genome:
- a CDS encoding hypothetical protein (HMMPfam hit to Dopey_N, Dopey, N-terminal, score: 293.5, E(): 3.3e-85), whose protein sequence is MAHSSPPLNTQPSESRALKRPASQSRLTQLLVPGRSRSDSTTSQTSVNIEDSGSSGRATPEGRTRAGKAAAASLLANDPKYKRFKQQVDKALQSFENVNEWADFISFLSRLLKTLQSPSPPYHEIPRKLIVSKRLAQCLNPALPSGVHQRALDVYSYIFSIIGTDGLQRDLAIWSSGLFPFFQYAATSVRPLLINIYDHYYLPLGENLRPATKAFVLALLPGMEEEAGDFFDKILFLLDRLSGAISPSFFLQNIFLILITSPISRLAALNYLARRMTKPLDHPDAAIETGLLIRGLSAALDDENVLVRRNALDLLLRVLKLESKVLKEAELSDKQLLIDSATSVVLQKELSLSRRVYTWLLGTSESPNDQVDYFKAHGLDLLSSTLLLKMEKSMVEEDGGRDDDPQKPFKIFLSLLDKWEIGGVLSEKVAIPALRIMMDASSSGLTEASNMASALYEAMEPSIIWKELYHSVEERILRGNKGDVALVSWLLDNVPQKDEEIAALHLPLLLDRILELIQLPEAIRLAVSLVQHIPATVFSKSSSTFHRPPTEEPPLFQGLYEQKQQPRDIEIRLHAHLLPHIVQSAFSISIAALKGSDPTILLHAINIISVLIDYEVPALGEIDGPTWLSALVDSLPRVKAFVVVEALVMVALKASRSDLMKSGISVTSDKTMSAILDSLFRYLQPSASLYHSRAVELLWDYNQLAEIHTLETVIARRMTKSSSINSALEAFGIFWRLTDDSMLPGEIFHVPVCTVLESLKSTDPDVQRQAETWLRLNLRSYFRVLDPLLSRLLDPSIKYDSSQGTYDGLVDLNLIRHQIESVTALFQFGGQGLCKACQVEELNGSLHSTFISRAEKAFPGVKGYMELICLLLIRFVEAETSPQMGKKASPLILRVQSAALSLLQMIVSRGEVSQPFISSLKTTLANKLLSAVQARRLTLQSKMLHLLHSAINASSSHREPSSRVPSQTHRRGASSVTEKPLSIDVSTSDFEHQLVITVMQGVATPSNIPVLQHWIDFVLMTVPLLVNRPNLLHTLAECFSQETRELVQRIQEGHEKKSLLRDRKDIIIMPDEVLNVTDAEVIMTLNVLERVLTILSNPASGKVDDSVSGQGESGSRILGLVSTVFTVEAPSNELKPESPRYLDDAVHALLVTWSATLPSSEAADERARVEDVSHQTYVNIRGRTRKVLEKVFRANPLAVISSCVHVWSLRSEQVSDEAIFDCVDTLTPSAQRVVELICDMASGKSGKAVSDYKADPSCLAFLEAYISRLEAPIAVQVWSTLFGFARELVSAATTVFTRSQLFSLLQCLTELSLTISKTTALEDRRLRRDLHDTYARALDLVVNNSLKIAEAGIWDRPDIAKSVDADKEDDVDVEKGLVKIYDYLATAVIPNLRLLLVESDRVNSACSGIIVAIVNPAFRRQRVDAPILRLILEISRIPSTAKTWRPLVSDFFSDHRLFKSKPSVETDYWKQLILALFTSDKERFPDLLSRITSTSSANINIFTNREQEMAGKCGNLRRLSLILLAAERNHYLGLLPAIQERLVEMLRSGNVSARVHSEVYLCLRVLMCRISPQHLTNFWPVILAELLRIFERTLDEPPEDESEELLLVLAACKFLDLLLVIQSEDFQIHQWMFVTDTTDAAYPPEDYAPDAMMDKLAELLSELGSKGGDTELSLSEPSLVLTSPLNRLPNSLRRPRLSEVTSIVSLQQLQMFFARASMDTFESVYAEAAVDWNGIEEGLLGEIFDA, encoded by the exons ATGGCACACTCCTCGCCACCATTAAATACCCAACCTTCCGAATCCCGCGCACTCAAACGCCCCGCATCGCAGAGTCGCCTCACACAGCTTCTCGTCCCGGGACGGTCACGTAGCGACTCGACAACTTCACAAACCAGTGTGAATATCGAGGATAGCGGTAGCAGCGGCAGAGCAACCCCCGAAGGTAGGACACGAGCTGGTAAGG CTGCAGCAGCATCGCTATTGGCAAATGACCCAAAGTACAAGCGATTCAAACAACAGGTTGACAAGGCTCTGCAGTCATTTGAAAATGTCAATGAATGGGCAGACTTCATATCCTTTTTGTCCAGACTTCTTAAG ACGTTGCAATCACCTTCACCGCCGTATCACGAGATACCCAGGAAGCTTATTGTCTCCAAGAGGTTGGCACAATGCTTGAATCCGGCGCTACCTTCAGGGGTTCATCAACGTGCACTCGATGTCTACTCCTATATATTCAGCATAATTGGG ACTGACGGTCTTCAACGAGACTTGGCGATATGGTCCTCAGGtctttttccattcttccaatACGCTGCCACATCGGTTCGCCCCTTATTGATCAACATTTATGACCATTATTATCTGCCACTTGGGGAGAACTTGAGGCCTGCGACGAAAGCTTTTGTGCTGGCTTTGTTGCctgggatggaagaagaagcaggggATTTCTTTGACAAA ATCCTTTTCTTACTGGACCGTCTGTCCGGCGCCATCTCcccatctttcttcctccaaaaCATATTCCTCATTCTTATCACTTCGCCGATTTCGCGTCTCGCGGCTCTCAACTATCTCGCTCGGCGGATGACAAAGCCCCTCGACCATCCAGACGCCGCTATTGAAACTGGCTTATTAATACGAGGATTGAGTGCggctttggatgatgagaaCGTTCTTGTCAGAAGGAACGCTTTGGATCTTTTACTGAGAGTGCTAAAGCTTGAAAGTAAGGTCTTGAA GGAGGCGGAGCTCAGCGATAAACAACTGCTCATCGATTCTGCCACCAGCGTTGTTCTCCAGAAAGAACTCTCGCTCAGCCGACGAGTATACACCTGGCTTCTTGGAACAAGCGAGTCGCCTAATGATCAGGTAGATTACTTCAAAGCCCATGGCTTAGATTTACTTTCCTCCACGCTCTTGCTTAAGATGGAAAAATcgatggtggaggaagatggaggaagagacgatGATCCGCAAAAACCATTCAAAATCTTTCTATCGCTCTTGGATAAATGGGAAATAGGAGGAGTATTGTCTGAAAAGGTTGCAATACCAGCTCTTAGGATCATGATGGATGCGTCGTCATCTGGCTTGACTGAA GCGTCAAATATGGCGAGCGCTCTATATGAAGCAATGGAACCGTCTATCATTTGGAAAGAGCTGTATCACTCTGTTGAGGAAAGGATCTTGCGGGGGAATAAAGGCGATGTTGCCCTTGTCTCTTGGCTGCTGGACAATGTGCCAcaaaaggatgaggagattgcAGCTTTGCATCTCCCTCTGCTGCTCGATAGGATCCTAGAGCTTATACAG CTGCCCGAGGCAATCCGACTTGCGGTCTCTCTCGTTCAGCACATTCCCGCAACCGTGTTTTCAAAATCGTCGTCGACTTTTCATCGCCCTCCTACTGAAGAgcctcctctttttcaagGTCTGTATGAACAAAAGCAACAACCGCGTGACATCGAAATCCGGCTTCAtgcccatcttcttccccataTCGTTCAATCTGCTTTTTCAATTAGCATAGCTGCCCTTAAAGGATCGGATCCCACCATTTTACTCCATGCCATCAATATCATAAGTGTCTTGATAGATTACGAGGTCCCTGCACTGGGAGAAATAGACGGACCTACGTGGCTGAGTGCATTGGTGGACAGCCTGCCGAGAGTTAAAGCATTTGTGGTGGTTGAGGCCCTGGTGATGGTCGCACTCAAGGCTAGCAGGTCCGATCTGATGAAGTCAGGGATATCGGTGACATCAGACAAAACAATGTCTGCTATTCTAGATTCT CTCTTTCGATACCTGCAACCGTCAGCGTCGCTTTATCATAGTCGAGCGGTTGAGCTTCTTTGGGATTATAACCAGCTTGCAGAGATACATACTCTAGAGACTGTCATCGCGCGCAGAATGACCAAGTCGTCATCTATCAATTCTGCTTTAGAGGCATTCGGCATTTTCTGGCGACTGACAG ATGACTCGATGCTTCCTGGTGAAATATTCCATGTTCCTGTTTGTACTGTGCTGGAATCTCTAAAATCCACGGATCCTGACGTCCAGCGTCAAGCTGAGACTTGGCTTCGTCTCAATCTTCGTTCATATTTCAGAGTTCTTGACCCTCTTCTCAGCCGCCTTCTCGACCCTTCAATCAAATATGATTCCTCCCAAGGGACATACGATGGTCTGGTGGATTTGAATTTGATAAGACATCAAATCGAGAGTGTTACCGCTCTTTTTCAGTTTGGTGGTCAAGGGTTGTGCAAAGCCTGTCAGGTAGAAGAACTGAACGGCTCTTTACACTCGACATTTATCTCAAGAGCAGAAAAGGCCTTTCCTGGGGTGAAGGGATATATGGAACTGATCTGTCTACTTCTGATTAG GTTCGTTGAGGCGGAGACGAGTCCGCAGATGGGCAAAAAAGCTTCCCCTCTGATACTTCGTGTGCAGAGTGctgccctttcccttttgcAGATGATAGTATCCCGTGGGGAAGTTTCTCAACCCTTTATATCATCACTCAAAACCACACTCGCCAACAAACTACTCTCCGCAGTCCAGGCAAGGCGACTTACTTTGCAAAGTAAAATGCTTCACCTCCTTCACTCTGCTATCaacgcttcttcttcccatcgtGAACCGTCTTCCCGTGTACCTAGCCAGACACATCGGCGAGGTGCCTCATCAGTCACGGAAAAGCCCCTGTCGATCGATGTTTCGACATCGGACTTTGAGCACCAGCTAGTCATTACAGTAATGCAAGGTGTGGCAACGCCTTCTAATATTCCCGTTCTCCAACACTGGATTGACTTTGTGCTGATGACAGTACCTCTTTTGGTCAATCGGCCTAACCTGCTGCACACTCTAGCTGAGTGTTTTAGTCAGGAGACACGGGAACTGGTGCAGCGCATCCAAGAGGGGCATGAGAAAAAGTCCTTGCTACGAGATAGGAAAGACATTATCATTATGCCGGATGAGGTTCTCAATGTAACAGACGCAGAGGTCATTATGACTCTCAATGTTCTTGAACGCGTGCTTACTATACTGAGCAATCCCGCGTCAGGAAAAGTAGATGACTCTGTTTCCGGGCAAGGCGAAAGTGGAAGTCGGATCCTTGGTTTGGTATCCACAGTCTTTACCGTCGAAGCTCCGTCGAATGAGTTGAAACCCGAATCTCCGAGATACCTAGACGATGCTGTTCATGCGTTGTTGGTAACCTGGTCCGCTACATTGCCGTCGTCGGAAGCCGCAGATGAGAGGGCGCGGGTTGAAGACGTAAGCCATCAGACCTATGTTAATATTCGAGGCCGAACAAGGAAAGTACTGGAGAAGGTGTTTCGGGCAAACCCTTTGGCGGTCATTTCTAGCTGTGTGCATGTCTGGTCATTACGGTCCGAGCAAGTTTCG GATGAGGCAATCTTTGATTGCGTTGATACCTTAACACCAAGCGCTCAAAGAGTCGTGGAGCTAATCTGCGACATGGCTTCTGGGAAGTCGGGGAAAGCTGTTTCAGATTACAA AGCCGATCCATCTTGCCTTGCTTTCCTTGAGGCATATATTTCTCGCCTCGAGGCTCCTATTGCGGTCCAGGTCTGGTCAACCCTGTTTGGTTTTGCTCGAGAGCTCGTCAGCGCAGCAACGACAGTCTTTACCCGTTCTCaactcttttctcttcttca GTGCCTTACCGAATTATCTCTAACGATATCAAAAACTACCGCTCTAGAAGATCGTCGTTTGCGACGAGATCTCCACGACACTTATGCGAGGGCTCTTGATCTCGTTGTCAACAATTCCCTAAAGATCGCCGAGGCTGGAATATGGGATAGGCCTGACATAGCTAAATCTGTAGACGCCGATAAGGAAGACGACGTTGACGTGGAGAAAGGACTAGTAAAG ATCTACGACTACTTGGCCACTGCAGTCATACCCAACCTAAGGTTACTCTTGGTTGAATCTGATAGAGTAAACTCGGCGTGTAGTGGCATCATAGTGGCCATTGTCAACCCTGCTTTCCGAAGGCAACG CGTTGACGCACCGATCCTTCGTTTGATCCTTGAAATATCTCGTATTCCCTCCACAGCCAAGACATGGCGGCCACTCGTCTctgacttcttctctgacCATCGCCTCTTTAAATCGAAGCCCTCTGTCGAGACGGACTACTGGAAGCAACTCATACTGGCACTCTTCACCTCCGATAAAGAGCGCTTTCCCGACCTCCTTTCCCGCATTACATCAACGAGTTCTGCAAATATAAATATATTTACAAACAGAGAACAAGAAATGGCTGGGAAATGTGGGAATCTAAGAAGACTGAGTCTTATACTACTTGCAGCAGAAAGAAATCATTATCTTGGATTGTTGCCGGCCATCCAAGAGAGACTGGTCGAGATGTTGCGATCGGGAAACGTCTCCGCACGAGTGCATTCCGAG GTATATCTATGTCTGAGGGTGTTGATGTGTAGAATCAGCCCGCAACACCTTACCAACTTTTGGCCCGTGATATTGGCTGAGCTT TTGCGTATATTTGAGCGGACGTTAGATGAACCCCCCGAGGATGAATCAGAAGAATTGTTGCTGGTTCTGGCCGCTTGCAAATTCTTGGATCTATTGCTCGTCATTCAGTCTGAAGACTTCCAAAT ACACCAGTGGATGTTTGTTACGGACACTACCGACGCGGCCTATCCTCCAGAAGACTATGCGCCTGATGCCATGATGGATAAGTTGGCCGAGTTGCTCAGTGAATTAGGTTCCAAAGGTGGTGATACT GAACTTTCCCTCTCGGAACCCTCTCTCGTTTTGACATCCCCTCTGAATCGATTACCCAATTCTCTGCGTCGACCTCGTTTATCAGAGGTGACCTCCATCGTGAGCTTGCAACAACTTCAAATGTTCTTTGCACGGGCGAGTATGGACACATTTGAAAGCGTTTATGCGGAGGCGGCCGTTGATTGGAATgggattgaagaaggattatTGGGTGAAATCTTTGATGCTTAG
- a CDS encoding hypothetical protein (Match to ESTs gb|CF190366.1|CF190366, gb|CF189699.1|CF189699, gb|CF189698.1|CF189698; HMMPfam hit to SNARE, SNARE domain, score: 62.2, E(): 1.4e-15), translating into MARDRLGNVNRQYGEQPTPGPTYPPPGNGVVAPTRTANPYAQQTSVAAAAPGGYGAQGGYGASAGNPYAQTGQAGSPYATGGQYGQQEQYAMGGANGGAGGDFWTELSNTNSLLGQLQEQIQAVRTAHQTSLTSTDPQAAAYAAQLNDQARVQREECKNEIKTLYKLAKGDRAQRTQAEGVKSRFQGLLQEHQVIEKEFRKKVKDRVERQYKIVNPNATEEEIKEVTESDNPQVFSQALLNSNRYGAARGAYREVQERHAEIQKIEKTLTELAQMFQEMAMLVEQQDETIVNVETQAHGVDTDIKAGLVQTDKAVESARRARRKKWICFWIVVLIIVILAVILGAYFGTKGK; encoded by the exons ATGGCTCGAGACAGGCTTGGAAACGTT AACCGACAATACGG TGAACAACCCACTCCAGGGCCGACTTACCCGCCGCCCGGTAACGGCGTTGTCGCTCCCACTCGAACTGCCAACCCGTACGCTCAGCAGACCTCTGTCGCTGCCGCTGCCCCTGGTGGGTACGGCGCTCAGGGCGGCTACGGTGCGAGCGCTGGTAACCCGTATGCCCAAACCGGTCAAGCTGGAAGTCCCTACGCTACAGGAGGGCAGTATGGACAACAAGAACAATACGCAATGGGGGGGGCTAATGGTGGTGCGGGCGGGGATTTCTGGACTGAATTAAGCAACACGAACTCTCTTTTGGGTCAGTTGCAGGAGCAGATTCAGGCTGTCAGAACAGCCCATCAAACCAGTTTG ACCTCAACGGACCCCCAGGCCGCCGCATATGCCGCTCAACTCAACGACCAAGCTCGTGTGCAACGGGAAGAGTGCAAAAACGAAATCAAAACCCTTTACAAGCTCGCCAAGGGCGACCGCGCCCAAAGGACTCAGGCTGAGGGTGTCAAGTCTCGTTTCCAAGGCCTGTTGCAGGAACATCAGGTAATTGAGAAGGAGTTtaggaagaaggtcaagGACAGAGTCGAAAGACAGTACAAGATTGTAAACCCCAACGCgactgaagaagaaatcaaGGAGGTTACCGAGAGTGATAATCCTCAGGTCTTCTCACAAGCT TTGTTAAACTCTAACCGATATGGTGCTGCTCGAGGCGCATACAGGGAGGTTCAAGAGCGACATGCCGAGATTCAGAAGATTGAAAAGACTCTTACGGAGCTCGCCCAGATGTTCCAAGAAATGGCCATGCTTGTTGAACAACAGGATGAGACAATTGTTAATGTGGAGACCCAAGCACACGGCGTGGATACAGACATCAAAGCAGG GTTGGTGCAGACGGACAAGGCGGTAGAAAGCGCAAGACGCGCTAGGAGAAAGAAGTGGATCTGTTTCTGGATCGTCG TCCTTATCATTGTCATTCTCGCTGTCATTCTGGGTGCCTACTTTGGTACCAAGGGCAAGTAA
- a CDS encoding hypothetical protein (Match to ESTs gb|CF190899.1|CF190899, gb|CF190898.1|CF190898; HMMPfam hit to NIF3, NIF3 (NGG1p interacting factor 3), score: 174.9, E(): 1.7e-49), with amino-acid sequence MGGSPQITPLALIKRVWERIAPLQLAERSWDNVGPIIEAPYPNPSHRQVLLTIDLTPSVCAEALKHPSLSLIVSYHPPIFRGLKSLTLSDPLQASLLKLSAKGISVFAPHTSLDATPNGINTWLIKPFIPISISHDPIIPSDPLESFEGAGMGRIAKLSEPLDIRQAIKMVKDHLSLDFVQLAEPQPDVRKPIKSVAVCAGSGGSVFKGVEADLLITGEMSHHEILAYVASGTTVILTNHTNTERPYLSHVLQPWLQEELNKETKDHSNEYGANGGKWEVLVSKADADPLKVV; translated from the exons ATGGGCGGATCGCCGCAGATTACTCCTCTGGCTCTCATCAAGCGTGTATGGGAGCGTATCGCACCTCTGCAGCTTGCTGAAAGAAGCTGGGACAAT GTTGGGCCTATCATCG AGGCCCCTTATCCCAACCCTTCCCATCGCCAAGTGCTTCTTACCATTGA CCTGACTCCGTCTGTTTGCGCTGAGGCCCTGAAACATCCATCACTATCCCTCATCGTGTCCTACCACCCTCCAATCTTCCGTGGACTCAAGTCCCTGACATTATCTGACCCTTTGCAGGCTTCACTTCTCAAGCTTTCCGCAAAAGGCATCTCTGTCTTTGCTCCTCACACCAGTCTCGATGCGACGCCCAACGGTATCAACACCTG GTTGATCAaacccttcatccccatctccatctcccacGACCCGATCATCCCTTCAGACCCTCTTGAATCCTTCGAAGGTGCCGGTATGGGACGCATCGCCAAACTCTCTGAGCCTTTGGATATCCGTCAGGCTATCAAGATGGTCAAAGATCATTTGAGTTTGGATTTCGTCCAACTTGCTGAACCCCAGCCTGACGTGCGTAAGCCTATTAAATCCGTTGCTGTCTGTGCAGGCTCTGGTGGGAGTGTGTTCAAGGGAGTGGAGGCGGATTTATTGATCACTGGGGAGATGTCACAT CACGAAATTCTTGCGTACGTAGCTTCTGGAACCACtgtcatcctcaccaaCCACACAAACACCGAGCGCCCTTACCTCTCCCATGTGTTGCAACCGTGGTTACAGGAAGAACTGAATAAGGAGACTAAAGATCATAGCAATGAATACGGGGCCAATGGGGGTAAATGGGAGGTGCTAGTCAGCAAAGCGGATGCTGATCCCTTGAAGGTTGTTTGA